The Nomascus leucogenys isolate Asia chromosome 4, Asia_NLE_v1, whole genome shotgun sequence genome includes the window TGCCTGTTGAACCGccctttcatgtttctttcttctttaattcttacaataatgTCTGCAGATTAGATCGTTGTGTTTATACCAGTGTTGGTTTCCTGATTTTGATCACTTGACTGTAGGGGTGATTTGTTTTTTTAGGAAATGTATACTGAAGCAATTAGAGGTAAAGGGGAATCTGTCATTTCTGCAACTGACTCTTGAATGACATGGAagaatgtgtgcgtgtgtgtgcgtttgtgtgtgtgcgcgtgtgcgtgcgtgtgtgtgtgtgtctgcacacatgcacagagaGAAAGCGGGAGCTACAGCAAATGTAAAAAGTGAACAGTGAACATCTGAGGAATCTGGAGGAGGCTATATGGAAATTCTGCAAATctgaaatgatttcaaaattaaaagtttaaaacttccACATCGTCCCTCAGGGAAAATCCACCCCACTCCCCCTTCCTGCctggctcctctccctcccctcctagTCCTTCCCTCGCCAGCACCCTCAGCCTGCCTGGAGCCCTTGTCCTGGACCTTTGTGTGacctgcttcctccctcctcctccagccctgctCTCCCCAGATCCCCATCGCACCATCCCTGTCCTCCCcgcctcctcccacctctgctcagGACCCCTTTCCTCAAAAAACACTTCCATGTCACCCACCCTCGATGCTGTGTTGGGTGCCTCTTCCCACTGTCCTCCCAGAGGGACTCCCACCCCGCCGCACCAAGCTTTCCCAGCTGAGCTCTAATCACAGTAGAAGTGAATTATTGCCAAGCGTTAAATCATTACTAAACCTGGTGATCATGACTTGTCTCTTTGTGTCTTCCTATCCACCATGCGGGCAAGGAAAGCATTATCACCCCCAGTTTACAAACAAGAAACCTGAGGCTCAGAATAGATAATGCGTCTGAGTCACAGCTAAGAAAGTGGTTGGGGCACCATTAGAACCGACTTTTcttgtttaaacttttattttaggttcagggttacttatgcaggtttgttacataggtaaacgcaTGTCCAGAGGgattgttgtacagattatttcatcacccagatactaAGCCTAGCACCCAATAGTTATTATTTccccccttctccttcctcttaccCTCCACCcttcaataggccccagtgtgtgccattcccctctatgtgtccatgtgttctcatcatttagccttcagttgtaagtgagaacatgtggtattggtttctgttcctgcatttgtttgctaaggataatagcctccagctccatccatgttcttgcaagagacatgatttcattcttttttatggctgcgtagtattccatggtgtatgtgtaccacattttcttttttttctttttatttatttatttatttatttttttgagacggagtctcactctgtcgcccaggctggagtgcaatggcgctatctcggctcacctccacctcctgggttcaagcaattctcctgcctcagccccctgagtagctgggactacaggtgcgtgccaccacacccagctaatttttgtatttttagtagagatggggtttcaccatgttagccaggatggtctcgatctcctgacctcgtgatccgcccgccttggcctcccaaagtgttgggattacagacgtgagccgccgAGCCCggcatgtaccacattttctttattgagcCTACCATTGATGAGtatttgattccatgtcttggctattgtgaattgtgctgcactGAACATATGCACGCATGTTcagtgtctttatgatagaaaaatttatattcctttggatatatacccagtaatgtgatttCTGCGTCAAATGATAGTTCCGTTttcagctctttgagaaatcaccacactgcctcccacaatggttgaaccaatttacgctcccaccaagAGCGTATAAGcactcctttttctctgcaacctcaccagaaCCCGGCTGTTAGCTATCAAGGCTCTTGCTCTCCCCTTCCAGCAGCTGCTAATTATAATAGCCGCGTTTTCTAATGTTTGCTGAGCTCAAACGCTGCTGGTCCCTAGGCTAATCACTTGCAGGAATTAGTGCCAGGACGTGGGGCTGGTGACAGTCCCTCCCTCAGAGGATGCTCAGGCGGTATAAGGAGCTAACACAAGCAAGGCCTGGCGCTGTAATCACGGCAGACCGCAGGCCATTCTTGTTTCCAGCCACTTTTATGTCTTAGAACTGTTCTAGATTTACAGAACTGAGAAGATAGTACAGACAGTTCCCATACACCGCAGGCCCAGTTTACCTCATAACTGATCTTACATGAGTATGttacatttattacaattaatGAACAAACCAATGTGgacacattgttattaactaaaaTCCACTTTCTTCACTttacttcctttttctgttccatgaTCCCATCCAGatgccacattacatttagttgtccttgttattttttattagtcaTAGTCATCGTCATACTGACTGGCTGAATCCTCAGGAGAGCCCTTGGAGGTGCTACTGGTCTGTTTACTCACCTGCAGCCCCCATTCCGCTGCCAGCTCTGGGGACTGTGTCTTCCTGGTCTTGCTCTAACGCCCCTAAAGCCCTGCCTGAGGAGCTGTGACTGCACTAACCAGGCCGGCAGCTCCCAGTGGTCCTGAGGCCtcaaggcaggaaggagggcCTGGAGAGCCTGTTGGGGCAGGAAGGGAGTTCGGAAAGGCTGGGGCGGGAGGGAGACAGTGGAGGGCCTGAGGTCTGCAGGGCCACCTCCCAGCCCTGGATCCCTTCCCACAGCCCATCTGCAGCCTCAGTATTCTGGAaagctccctcctcccttccaaaGCCACAGGTGTGGGACAGAAAGCCAGGGTGAGGGGCCACGTGCAGCTTTCTGCCTCCCGCTGCCTTTGGAGCAGGAGTTTCACCACAGCCCCTGGTGGCCAGGTGGGTGCTCCTCCAGGTGGGCCCCCTTTGCCCTTAGAGGCACCCACCTCCTCCATAAAAGGCCTGGGCCCAGCTCTGGTGGCGACGGGGTAGGGGGTGTGTCTGTGGTGTCTCATGGCAGGAGGCTCAGGCACGACCTGGGGTTACCGTGTGGCCCTGCTACTGCTGGTCGCCACCCTGGGGCTGGGTAGGCGGCTCCAGACCGACCCTGGCCTCCCAGGCCTCCAGCACAGCTATGACTGTGGGATCAAGGGAATGCAGCTGCTGGTgttccccaggccaggccagacTCTCCGCTTCAAGGTGGTGGGTGAGTGCTGGCAGAGtcctggcccctgcctccctGGCCACGGGCTGCTGCCAGAAGGGAGCTGGGACCCTTCCCCTGGAGAAGGAGCAAGGACAGAggcctccctccagcctgggggtgtccagccccccaccccctcaccaCAGAAAAGGGCAAGGAGAATCATCACCCAGGGCAGCTTCTCCCACGTTAGTGTGCGTGGGAAACACCTGGCCACCTTGTTGAGATGCGGGTTCTGATTCAgtgggcctggggcagggccaaacctctgcatttcttttcttcttctttttttttttttttttttttttcctgagacagtctcactttcactctgttccccaggctagggtgcagtggcacaatctcagctcactgcaacctccaccacccaggttcaagcaattcttctgcctcagcctcttagtagctgggactacaggtgtgtgccaccacgcccggctactttttgtatttttagtagagatggggtttcacgatattggtcaggctggtctcgaactcctgacctcaggtgatccacctgcctcagcctcctgaagtgctggggttataggcgtgagccactgcacccagcctaggctCTGCATCTCTAACCACACTCAGTCAAAACTGAGGCTGAGGGTCCATAAACCACTTTCAGCAGCAGGACCTAGTAGGCATGGCCTGGTGTGGGTTTGGAACTGGGGTTTGGATCTGCAGCTTCTAAACGGTGTGATCTTGAACAACTGACCTGACCCataagcctctgtttcctcatctgcaaggtGGGGAAGATGAACCTGGCTATGCTCATGGGACAAGGGCATGGGGACATGCCCGCACCCAGAGagtgcccaggctgttctgggcCAATAAGCGGGGTGGACACCTAGGGGGTGTCTCCAAGCAACTGCAGCAGCCACAGTTAACCTGGGAAATGGGTTCAGATCTTTCTACAAAGCCCAGGATTCAGATCCTCATTCTGCCCCTCATCGTGTGCACCTGAGAAAGCTCACGCACCCTCCCTTCCTCAGCTGCCTCAGCCACAGGATGTGGATAACTAAGCTTAAAAGAAGTGATGTGAAATACTCAGGCCAGTGCCTGAGACCCTGTGTAtcccttctccacctcctcttcgTGCCTGCCTGCTGTCGTGTGCTACGAGCAGGGAACCCTAGCTAGAAAGATCCTAAGACTCCCCATCCCCTTACAGCTGTGGAAACTGAGAGTAGAGAGGGGAGGGggcttgcccaagaccacacaacAAACTAATAGCAAAGCCAAGGcaagaacccaggtctcctggctGCTGAGTGGGAACTCCTTCCGAGACCCCAGCAACCTCTCCCTGCACCCTTCAacatccctggcccctccccttcccctactGCAGATGAATTTGGGAACAGATTTGATGTCAACAACTGCTCCATCTGCTACCACTGGGTCACCTCCAGGCCGCAGGAGCCTGCAGTCTTCTCGGCTGATTACAGAGGCTGCCACGTGCTGGAGAAGGTAGGGGTTGTTCATGCTCTGGCACAGGAGTCAGCTTGTCCTAGTGTCATGTCAGGCTGAAGAGGCCCCTCATGGACCAGAAAGGAGCCAAAGCCGAAGATCTGTTGAGCTGGTGGGTGAGGGAAACTAAGTCCTGGAAAGTACTTTCTGGAATCCACCGTGAATCCAGCTTCCTGCCTAACGGCCAGCTCAGCTCTCGTGGGCCCGTCCCCTGCCTGGGTATGCTAGGTGGCCTCACCTTGCTGCTGTCTGATGGCCTCTCACCTGCAGGATGGGCGTTTCCACCTGAGGGTGTTCATGGAGGCTGTGCTGCCCAATGGTCGTGTGGATGTGGCACAAGACACTACTCTGATCTGTCCCAAACCTGACCACTCCTGGACTCTGGACTCCCAGCTGGCACCACCCGCCATATTCTCTGTCTCGACCCCACAaaccttttccttcctccccatcTCTGGCCATACCTCCCCAGGCTCTGGCcatgcctttcccagcccactggaCCCAGGGCACAGCTCTGTCCGCCCAACCCCTGCTTTACCATCCCCTGGACCTGGACCTGCCCTCGCCACCCTGGCTCAACCCCACTGGGGCACCTTGGAACACTGGGATGTGAACAAACCAGATTACATAGGTACGCAGGACATCTGAGTGTACTTACCCTCTGTCTGGGGCCTTCTGGAGTACAGGGTGGCCTAACAGCCTTTTACTGGCCTCTaagccattttttttgttttttccttttttaagaaaaagatgattcttttattcctttgtagTATTTGGAAAACAGCTTTAAACATGTATAGGTATACTAAAGCTAGAAGAGgtcttataaatttgtttcctAACTTTAGGCAGAAACTCACTGAAACCATTGCCAGCAACACCTGgttctcagaaaatattttctagaaatttcagtAATATGCAGTTTTGAGGGAGGACATTTAGTGTGCTGGCTAAGAGCACAAGCTCTGGAGCACAGAGGCAATTCCAGGGCCATGATTTGCAAACTGTGTGCCTTCAGCTTAATCACTCTGTCCCAACCCTAGGTACCCACCTGAGCCAGGAGCAGTGCCAGGTGGCCTCAGGGCACCTCCCCTGCATCGTGAGAAGAACTTCAAAGGAAGCCTGTCAGCAGGCTGGCTGCTGCTATGACAACACCAGAGAGGTTCCCTGTTACTATGGCAACACAGGTACAACCTCCCACCCCAGCAAGATCCTGGTCCCCTGGATTCTGAAGCGGAAGGAGAGCTGTCTCCTCCAGCTGGTAGAACCTGCTTCCTATCCTCCTCCTGGACAGCCCAACTCCCAGAGCAGATGGGGTGGTCACATGTCCCAGCTGGCCTTATAACAACTGTCCCAGGGAACTATTAATAGATCTACCTTATACACATCTGGACTTTCAGATCTAAAACACCCTGGTTTGGATGACAGATTATATGGTGAACCTACTTTTAGAGTGTAGTTCAACTCAATTTGTCACATGGATGAGAAAATCAGTCCATAAAGGGTTTGCTGGGGCCAACACCAGCCTAAGTGGAGAGTAAGCGTCCAGACTCCCAGACCCGCACTTAAAGCCTAGCTGTCACCCAGCTATCCCCCGTCTCTGTGCTGGATGGACACCAAACCCCAAGGCCCTCATCTGCCTTTGTCCCAGCTACTGTCCAGTGCTTCAGAGATGGCTACTTCGTCCTTGTGGTGTCCCAAGAAATGGCCTTGACACACAGGATCACACTGGCCAACATCCACCTGGCCTATGCCCCCACCAGCTGCTCCCCAGCACAGCACACAGAAGCTTTCGTGGTCTTCTACTTCCCTCTCACCCACTGTGGAACCACAATGCAGGTAGGAGCCGGGACCACAGGCTGGGGCCTGGTACCCCACCAGAAAGCCTCACCCAG containing:
- the ZP1 gene encoding zona pellucida sperm-binding protein 1, producing the protein MAGGSGTTWGYRVALLLLVATLGLGRRLQTDPGLPGLQHSYDCGIKGMQLLVFPRPGQTLRFKVVDEFGNRFDVNNCSICYHWVTSRPQEPAVFSADYRGCHVLEKDGRFHLRVFMEAVLPNGRVDVAQDTTLICPKPDHSWTLDSQLAPPAIFSVSTPQTFSFLPISGHTSPGSGHAFPSPLDPGHSSVRPTPALPSPGPGPALATLAQPHWGTLEHWDVNKPDYIGTHLSQEQCQVASGHLPCIVRRTSKEACQQAGCCYDNTREVPCYYGNTATVQCFRDGYFVLVVSQEMALTHRITLANIHLAYAPTSCSPAQHTEAFVVFYFPLTHCGTTMQVAGDQLIYENWLVSGIHIRKGPQGSITRDSTFQLHVRCVFNASDFLPIQASIFPPPSSAPVTQPGPLRLELRIAKDETFSSYYGEDDYPIVRLLREPVHVEVRLLQRTDPNLVLLLHQCWGTPSANPFQQPQWPILSDGCPFEGDSYRTQMVALDGATPFQSHYQRFTVATFALLDSGSQRALRGLVYLFCSTSACHTSGLETCSTACSTGTTRQRRSSGHGNDTARPQDIVSSPGPVGFEDSYGQEPTLGPTDSNGNSSLRPLLWVVLSLPAVALVLGFGVFVGLSQTWAQKLWKATDSEWAQ